The following proteins are co-located in the Triticum aestivum cultivar Chinese Spring chromosome 1A, IWGSC CS RefSeq v2.1, whole genome shotgun sequence genome:
- the LOC123180379 gene encoding glycerol-3-phosphate acyltransferase RAM2-like — MYHNTPTAHQPTVYFTTTNRAQSPPSRHYINSGVPAHRSRLDSTQKHIARLAQRLELVEASAAHRHYPAPRRGEARRTKMESLLAAVAAGVEPFPSVDKCDASGRGSHAVAADLDGTLLRSRSPFPYYALVAFETGGWPRLLLLLLLAPLATLLGIAVSEAAAVRVLVFAATAGARVSSIESAAQAVLPRFYAADVHPGAWRVFSACSRRRVVLTSTPRIMAEPFLRECLGADAVAGTELATWRGRATGMVQTRRGVLVGRRKAEALHEIFGEDGDVPDVGLGDRRSDYPFMCQCKEAYIVPSAPVEAVSMDQLRRQVIFHDGRLALRPTPLAALLTVLWCPAGFVLACLRIAAGALLPMPWVYYAFWALGVRVVVKGSPPPRAGSTAGRTGVLFACSHRTLLDPIFLSAALGRPVAAVTYSLSRLSEILSPIRTVRLSRNRVTDAAMITRLLQEGDLAICPEGTTSREPFLLRFSALFAELTDEVVPVAMESRMGMFHGTTARGWKGMDPFYFFMNPSPVYTVTFLSKLPSELTCSSGGRPSHEVANYIQRLIAATLSYQCTSLTRKDKYRALAGNDGIVDVKPMNKAR, encoded by the exons ATGTACCACAATACCCCTACCGCTCACCAACCAACCGTATATTTCACCACCACGAACAGAGCACAATCGCCCCCCTCGCGGCACTATATAAATTCCGGCGTGCCCGCGCACAGAAGCAGGCTCGACTCAACCCAAAAGCACATAGCTAGACTCGCGCAGCGGCTCGAACTCGTGGAAGCAAGCGCAGCTCACAGGCACTACCCAGCtccgaggcgaggcgaggcgaggagaACCAAGATGGAGTCATTGCTGGCAGCTGTGGCTGCCGGGGTGGAGCCGTTCCCGTCGGTGGACAAATGCGACGCGTCGGGACGCGGCTCGCACGCCGTGGCAGCCGACCTCGACGGGACGCTGCTGCGGTCTCGCAGCCCGTTCCCCTACTACGCGCTGGTGGCGTTCGAGACCGGCGGGTGGCCGCGGCTCCTGCTCCTGCTTCTCCTCGCGCCGTTAGCCACCCTGCTGGGGATCGCCGTATCGGAGGCTGCGGCTGTCCGAGTGCTCGTTTTCGCGGCCACGGCGGGAGCGCGGGTGTCGTCGATCGAGTCCGCGGCGCAGGCCGTGCTGCCGCGGTTCTACGCCGCGGACGTGCACCCGGGCGCGTGGCGGGTGTTCTCGGCGTGTTCCAGGCGCCGCGTCGTGCTCACCTCCACGCCGCGGATCATGGCGGAGCCGTTCCTGAGGGAGTGCCTCGGAGCCGACGCCGTGGCAGGCACCGAGCTCGCCACGTGGCGCGGCCGCGCCACTGGGATGGTGCAGACGCGCCGAGGCGTGCTCGTCGGGCGACGCAAGGCCGAGGCGCTGCATGAGATATTTGGCGAGGATGGCGACGTGCCGGACGTCGGCCTCGGCGACCGCCGGTCCGATTACCCCTTCATGTGCCAATGCAAG GAAGCGTACATCGTACCGTCGGCGCCGGTGGAGGCCGTTAGCATGGACCAGCTGCGGAGGCAGGTCATCTTCCACGACGGCCGCCTGGCGCTCCGCCCGACGCCGCTGGCCGCGCTGCTGACCGTGCTGTGGTGCCCGGCGGGCTTCGTCCTCGCGTGCCTCCGCATCGCCGCGGGGGCGCTGCTGCCCATGCCCTGGGTCTACTACGCGTTCTGGGCGCTCGGCGTGCGCGTCGTGGTCAAGGGcagcccgcccccgcgcgccgggaGCACGGCGGGCCGCACTGGGGTGCTCTTCGCCTGCTCGCACCGCACGCTGCTGGACCCCATTTTCCTCTCGGCGGCGCTCGGCCGGCCCGTGGCGGCCGTCACCTACTCACTGTCAAGGCTGTCTGAGATACTCTCGCCGATCCGGACCGTACGCCTGAGCCGTAACCGCGTCACCGACGCCGCCATGATCACGAGGCTCCTGCAGGAGGGTGACCTCGCCATCTGCCCCGAGGGGACGACGTCCCGAGAGCCGTTCCTGCTCCGGTTCTCGGCGCTCTTCGCGGAGCTCACCGACGAGGTGGTCCCTGTGGCGATGGAGAGCCGGATGGGCATGTTCCACGGCACCACGGCGAGGGGGTGGAAGGGGATGGACCCCTTCTACTTCTTCATGAACCCCAGCCCGGTGTACACCGTCACGTTCCTGAGCAAGCTGCCGTCGGAGCTCACCTGCAGCAGCGGCGGCAGgcccagccacgaggtggccaactACATCCAGAGGCTCATCGCTGCCACGCTCTCCTACCAGTGCACCAGCCTCACCAGGAAGGACAAGTACCGGGCCCTCGCCGGCAACGACGGCATCGTGGACGTCAAGCCGATGAACAAGGCACGCTAG